GCAGCGACGGCGGCCGGGTCCGGCGTCTGAAGCCTTACCTGCCCGGCAAAGGGGTCAAGTGCCGCAACGCTGCCAACATTGGTTCTCATGCTCGGGTAGCGTGGACGGAATCTGCATCAGCGCCATTCGGGTTGGGACAACCGCAACACGTCACTGAAAACGTACCCGACTATGGTATAGACTTCATACCAGCGTCAACACCGGCCGGTATCTGCCAGGGCCCACCTGGCGGCGGACGGTCCGGAGGTGTGGAGCTGACCCGAACACGCCCGCCTTTACCCGAAACCACCATGCTTGAGGAGTTGAGAAAATCACCTGTGCCGTCCTCGGACGCCGCGGCCACCTCCCCCCTGCTGCAAACGCTGCTGAACCATGTGCAACTCCTCGACCCGGTCACCTGGCTCGGTCCCTGGCAGTGCTTCTGCTGTGGGGTGCTGGCCACAGGGTTGCGCCTGTCAGACCTGACGCTGCTGGATGGCGTCAAATTCTTTCTCGCCTGCGGACTCATTGGGCCCCTGCTGACCGGCTTCAGTCAGTCCATCAACGACTATTTCGACCGCCATCTCGACGCCATCAACGACCCGGAGCGTCCCATTCCATCGGGCCGGATTTCCCTTTCGGCGGCCCGCGCCAACTTCACCCTGACGGGCCTTCTGGCGCTGGGCAACATGTCCCTGCTCTATGTCATCACCGGCAGTCTGCTGATCCTGATTCTGGGGATTGCCGGGCTGTTTCTGGCCTATGCCTACAGCGCGCCGGGGTTCCGGCTGAAGGAAAACGGCTGGCTGGGAACGACTTCCGTCGGCATTGGATACTGTCTGGTGCCCTGGCTGCTGGCGGCGCATCTGTTTTCGCGGGAGCCAGGCTTTCCATCGTTTCACCTGGCGTTGGGGGTGGTCAATGCCCTGGTGGCCATGGGGCTCATCACCATGAACGACTTCAAATCCATCGAGGGGGACCGCAAAAACAACCTCAGAACGCTCCCGGTGCTGTATGGCGAGCGTGGGGCCATGCTCATTGCCTTTGCCGAAATCAACCTGGCGCAGGTCATCTTTGTCATCACCTGTCTTCTCTTTGGCTATGTCACCATCGGCTGGCTTGGCATAGCCTTCTTCGTTCCCCAGCTTGTTCAGCAGGTACAGCTCTACCGTGCGCCAAACGACAGCCGGCTGCTGGAGAGCATCGGCCGCAATGCCGCCGGGCGGTCACTTGTCAGCCAGAGTCAGTCCGGGGCGCATCCGGGTTTCATCCGGTTTCTCGTCGGGAGTAACCTGCTTACGGTCACGGCCCTGACGGCAGTGTCCATCGTCCATGGGTACTGGCACTAAACCTGGTTTAAGAACACAGAAAGGAAACGGACGCCATGAACAACACCGAACCTTCCACCTCTTCAGGCCGCCCCAACCAGACTGCCGAAGCCTCACTCGAAGCGTTTCGGACACTTTCCCTGCCTGAAAAGGCCCTGACCATTGCCCAGGCGCAGGCGACGTTATTTTCCAACACGGTTGTGCGGGTGCTTTCCACGGTCCTGCGTGGCAGCCGCCCCAGTGCCAGCTAGCGCTCCAGTGCCAACCAGGAGAAAACCCTCCGTCAGGCCCACTTCAAGACCGCATCCATATCAAAGTCCGGCTTCCAGCCCAACCGGGCGCGGGCTTTTGAGAGATCGCTGACATAGCGCCGCTGGTCGTCTGGCGCCGGCTCAACATCGGTCAGGTGCAGAACCGGAGTCCTGCCCCATGCCCGGCCAATCCGCTGCGCCAGTTCAACCAGTGAGTAGGCGTAGTCGGGACCGCCGCCGATGTTGAACGTCTCATTGAAGGTGTCGTGGGCATCAGACAAAGCGGCACAGGCGCGCAGCACGCGCACAAGTTCTGTCACCGGCAGAACATCCCGCACCTGCCGTCCCTGCCAGCGCAGCGTCAGGGGTTGTCCACGGCGGATGGCATCGGCAAAGCGACTGACCAGTCCGCCGGGATTGCCCGGCGTCGGCGGTGCAAACATCGTGGAGAGCCGCAGCACACAGAGCCGGAAGCCGCGCTGGGACGCATAAAAACGGGCGTATTCCTCGGCCAGCCACTTTGACCAGGCGTAGGCGTTCTGCCCACGCAGGGTCGTCGGGCAGCTTTCCGGCACGGCCGGGTAGTGGTCGGCATGCGCGCCATAGACATCCTTGGTCGAGGCCAGCAGCAGGACGTGCTGTTCGGTAAGCTGGGTGCAGAGCCAGCGCGTGCCATCACTGTTGACCTCGAAGCAGTCCGCCGCGGCTTCGGGCCCCTTGGCCACATGGGCGGCCAGGTGGACGATGACCTGGTGATGGGCCAGCGCCTCGGCCAAGGCTGGGGTGAACAAACCCAGCCCCTGCCGCCGCCCGGCCACGGTCGCCCCCAGGGACGCCGCCACAGGAACACCCAGGTAGCCTGTCCCACCTGTCACCAGCCAGGTCTGCTTCACGTGGTTTCCCCGGTCTGATTCAGGTTCAAATCCGCTACCGGGGTTTTGTCGCGCGGAAACCGGACGGTCACGGTCGTGCCCTTCCCCGGCTCACTGACAATGGACACCCGGCCGCCATAGGCCGTCACGACATCCCGCACGAGGGTCAGGCCGATGCCCAGGCCACCGCCCTTGAAGTTGGTACGGGAAGTGCTGTGGTACTGCGAACTGGCTACTTCATAAAACGATTCAAAAGCGACAGCCACTTCATGGGCAGCCATACCAATCCCATTGTCCTCAATCTCGATGGTGAAATATGGCTCATCGGAGGTTAGCCGGACGTGGATGTTTCCGTGGTCAGGGGTGAACTTGACGGCATTGAAGAGCAACTCCCGCAGAACCTGGGTCACGCGCAGGGCATCGCCCACCGCCGGCAGGTGTTCCGGCCCGGCCAGATGATACTGGTGCTGGCGATGCCGGGCGTGAACCTTGATTTCTTCGAGCGTGGTCCGTACCAGGGCCGCGACATCAAACGGCTGGCAACTGATGGGCAGGTGATCGGTGGTGGTCGTCATCAGCAGCGTGAGGTTCTGGACGATGGTGGTGAGGTTCGAGATAGCTGCCTGCATGGCCACACGGGCTTCCCGGACATCGTCGGGCGAGTCGGCCATCACTGCCAGCAAATCACAGTAGCCCTGGAGAATGGTCAGCGGCCCCCGCAGTTCGTGGCTCGTCATGCGGAGAAATTTCTCCTTGAGTTCCGTCAGGCGTTGCAGTTCCCGGTTGGCCTCCTGCAGGGCGGTGTTCTGCTGGCGCAGCTTCACCCGCTCAAAGCACTTCTCGATAGCCAGATGCATCTGCTCCACCTCGAAGGGCTTGGGAATGAAGTCACTGGCACCGAGTTTCATGGCCTCGACGGCTTCCTCGATACGTCCATAGCCGGTAATCATCAGCACCTCGATGGCCGGGTCATGGGCCTTGACGAGTTCGATGACAGCCAGCCCCCCCTGGCGTGGCATGCGCAGGTCGGTGATGACCAGGTGGGGCCGGAAGCTCGCCAGCAGCGGCGCCACCTCACTGCCATCCGCCGCCGTGCACACCTGGCAGTCACTGAGAAAGTCCTTGAAGAAAAGCCGGATTTCAGCCTCGTCATCCACGACGAGCACCCGGCGGTTCAGCCCAACTGACGGGGTGGCGACAAATTCTTCCATCACATACGCTCCAGCATCTGGCACTCCGGCGTCGGGGGGTGAGCCACCGGCCGCTGCTGGCGCGCCACGTTCAGAATTTCGTGGGCCAGTTCATCCTTGGTCATCAGCGGAAGGGTCCGGGTTTCGCCCGTGGACAGAACAAAGGTGGCCCGGTTGGTGTCGGTATCAAACCCGGCGCCGGACTCGGTGACATCGTTGAACACCAGAAGGTCAGCGCCTTTGCGCCGGAGCTTTTCCAGGGCGGCCTCCCGCGACCAGCCGGTTTCGGCAGCAAAGCCGACGACGAAGCGGGACCCCTTCTGCGCGCCAACCGCGGCAAGGATGTCTTCGGTCGGTTCGAGGTCGAGCTGGCGCAGCGGGGACAGAGTCTTTTTCAGCTTTTCGACCGCCACCTGCCGGGGACGGTAGTCGCAGACCGCAGCGGCCTTGATGACCATCGTCGCCGCCGGCAGACACCGCAGCACGGCACCATACATCTCGCGGGTGGAGCGAACCGCAATGGTTTCCACGCCTTCCGGCGGGGTCAGTCGCGTCGGCCCACTGACAAGCGTCACCGTCGCACCACGCGCCTGCGCGGCCCGCGCCACGGCGTAGCCCATCTTCCCCGAAGAGCGGTTCGTCAGGTAGCGGACGGGGTCGATGTCCTCGATGGTCGGTCCGGCCGTCACCAAAACGTGGTCGCCGGTCAGGTCACGTGGAATGCCGCCGGGCGTTGCCGGTCCAGGGGCTGCCGCCAGATAGGACCACACGGCATCAACGATACGGTCCGGGTCAGCCAGCCGCCCTTCGCCCACCATGCCACAGGCCAGAAACCCGGCTTCCGGTTCAAGGATGTGGACGCCACGCGCCCGCAACCGGGCCAGGTTTTCCTGCGTAGCCGGGTGCCGCCACATCTCCACATTCATCGCCGGGGCCACAAAGGTCGGACAGGTCGCCGCCAGATAGACCGTTGACAAAAAATCATCGGCGATACCGTGGGCCAGCCTGGCGAGGCTGTTGGCCGTAGCCGGGGCTATCACCAGCGCATGAGTACGCTGGGCCAGGGCAATGTGAGCAATGTCGGTATCGTCGTCGCGTCCCCAGTGCGACGTATAGACGGGCTTCCCGGAAAGCGCCTGAAAGGTCAGCGGCTGGATGAAGCGCGTCGCCGCCTCGGTCATGACAACCTCGACCGTGGCGCCAAGCTGTTGCAGGCCACGCAACACCAGAATCGCCTTGTAGGCGCCGATACATCCGGTGACGCCCAGAGTGATGTGCTTGGTCATGGAAAGGTCCGCTTGCTTCCCGGCGCATCCACCTGCAGAAAAACCATCGCATGATGACCGGGCTTGGTTTGTCAAGAGGATAACGCTATCGTAGCACACAAGGCATTTCCAGCGTCACCTGGCAAAAATTACCTCCCGCCTGAAAGGCTACTGACCATGTCCACTGAAGCCAGTGAAACCAGGTTTTCCCACCTCTCCAAGGAGTTTCTCCATGTGGTGGAAGTTGCGGCCATCGCCGCGGCGCGCACCATGGGGTTTGGCCAAAGAAAGCAGTCCGACCGCGCCGCCGTCGAAGCCATGCGCGAGTCCATGCGTACGGTGCGCATGAACGGACGGATTGTGATTGGCGAAGGCGAACGCGACAAAGCCCCGATGCTCTACATCGGCGAGCGCGTCGGCGCCGGGGCCGAACTTCCCGATGATGATGAGACCTTCCCCGCCGTGGATATTGCGGTTGATCCACTTGAAGGAACGAATCTCTGCGCCACTGGCGCGGCCAATGCCATTGCCGTTCTGGCAGCGGCTGAGCGCGGGGGGCTGCTCCATGCCCCCGACATGTACATGAACAAACTCGTCGTTGGGCCCGCTGCCAGGGGAAAGCTTGACATTGACGCCCCGGTGGCCGAGAACCTCAAAATTCTCTCGGCCTGCCTGCGGCGGGCGGTCACCGATCTCGTCGTCTCGGTACTCGACCGTCCGCGCCACGCCAGGCTCATCGCCGACCTCCGGGAGGCCGGGGCCCGGATTCAGCTCATTTCCGATGGCGACCTGTCGGCCGGCATCAGTGCCGCCGTGGGTGGTTCCGGCGTCCATGCCGTCATGGGCATTGGTGGGGCCCCGGAGGGTGTCCTGACCGCCGCCGCCATGAAGTGCCTCAATGGTGAAATCCAGGCGCGCTTCGTGCTCAAGGACCAGCTCCACGCCGAAGACCACACCAAAGTCACGGAAGACAGTGAAACGCTCGCCCGCATGCAGGCCATGGGGATTGACGACCCGGCGCGGGTCTATCGGACGGATGACCTGGCGCCCGGAAAGCACATCATCTTTGCCATGACCGGCGTGACCAATGGCACGGTCCTGCGCGGGGTACGCTTTTTTGGCGAGGGCAAACGCACCTCATCGCTTCTGATGACAACCTGTCCGCATACGGTACGGCTGGTGGATACGGTCCACGTCGAGGGCGGCCCCGATACGGTCATCCGACTGTGAAGCCGTCGTCCCCGGAGGGGCCGCACCCCGTTGTAGTGTCAACGGCGGTGGCCGTCTTATACTGGCGTCTCACTGAGGCATCCGCCGTCGTTCCGGCTGGCAGTCGTTCCGGCTGGCACCGGCTGGTTGGTGGCGTGGCCGGCTGCGGTTTATCTGGTTCGTCGGCATCGGGGTTCAGCATTGAGGCCCGGTCTGGTCTGGCTGACCGGGCTGGGGGCAAACGTTGGGGGGCAAGCTGAAGTACAGCCGGGTTCCTGATGTTCCAGGCTGTGTCAGGAGGAACGTGCATGCGACATCTGTTCCGTAGTTTCTTCGCCGGTTGGTTGTGCCTGGCCCTGGGTGTCACCCTGGCGCCGGCCACTGAGCGTTCCGAAGGGTGTGCGGTGGCAGGGGTGGTGACTGATCACCGGGGCAGCCCCATTGCCCATGCCATCGTTTCCATTTTCCGGGACGGAGATGAGAAGGAGGTCCTGGTGACGGCTTCCAGCGACCGCAGCGGCCGGTTCGCGCTGGCCCGGCTCACGCCCGGCGTCTATCGGCTGCTGGCGGCGGCGCGTGGCTTCCAGACGCTGATCAGTGAGCCCACGGCGTTGGCGCCGGGACAAACCTCCCAGATGCGCCTGACTCTGCGCCCGGCGCCGGATGCCGGGGCGACGGGGGTCAACCCGGTGAAGTATCAGAACCGGCGCAACCGTGGCATCTTCAACGCCACGGCTTCCGAAACGCCGGACGCCGGACGTCCGGGCGCCCCGCTCTGGCAGGGGACGGCGCTGATTGGCTCGACCGGGTACGACAGTCAGGTGACGGCTGAAGTCACACCGGGGGTGGATGTGGGCGCTTACCTGCGCCGCGACTGGGAAGGACAGTCCGTCACCATCGGGGGGGCGCTGCGCTACAGCACCGGACAGCACCGCGGACGTATCCGCTGGCAGACCGACCAGGTGACAGCCGACCCAGTGACAGCCGGCCCGGTGATGGCATCCTCGTCCGCGCCAGTGCCGGGCAGCCCGTTTTTCCGCCATGACCTTCAGGCGGCGGATACCTGGCAGCTCACCGACCGGCTCCAGGTGCTCTATGGCTTTGATTACCTCCGGGTGGGACGCAGCCAGGAAGATGTCTGGCGGCCGCGCCTGGCCGCTCACTGGCAACCCTGTATGGCCGTGCAGGTGCATACGGCGCTGACGTCTGATGGGCAAGCCTTCCCGGCCTGGGTGGAGCCGGAACAGCCGCTGCTGACCGACGACTTCCCCACACCGCCGGCGCGTCTGGCGCTGGTGGATAAGCGCCCGGCACCGGCGCGCAATCTCCGGGTCGAGGCGGGGGTTGCCTGGCAGATGGATGCCCGAACCATGGTCAAAGTCTATGCCTATCAGGACTGGCTGGACGGCCACCCCCTTGCCCTGGAGGGACATGTTCTGTCGCGTCTGGATGGCCGCACCCACGGAACAGCCGTCATCGTCACCCGCCACCTGCGTCCGCGTCTGGCGGTGACAACGGGCTATGCGGCCGGACGGACGGCAACGCGGCCGGAGGACGAGGGGGCTGCGGCGTCAGCCTGGCTGCCCGGCACCTACCACGTCCTTACCGTCGTGGCTGAAACCGTCTTCCCCGGCTCGGAAACGCAGGTTCAGGTGGGCTACCGCCGTGCGTGGGGCCATCCCGTGCACGCCATTGATCCCTTTACCGGCCGGCTGCCCTTCACCGATGCCGGGCTGAACCTCAGAATCATTCAGGCGTTGCCTGGCTGGATATTCCTGCCCGGGCGGTGGGAAGCCGTCATCGAGGGGCGCAACCTGGATGAACGGCGCAACGAAGTCACCGGACTGGGCGCGGCGTTTGGCTTTCCCCACCGGCGGACCGTGCGTGGCGGGCTCCGCTTCCGCTTCTGAAATCTATGGCCTTCCGTTCCTCCCCAACCTGGTTTGTGGTTGTGGTCAGTTTGGGCATCACCCTGCTCGGACTCCTCAACCTCATGGACCGCGCCGTCCAACCCCCACCGGCTGACGATGGGGTACGGTGGCGCGCCACACCCCAGGGGCTGATGGCCGAAAGCGTCCGGGCCGGCAGCTCAGCCGAGCGCGCCGGCGTCATCCGGGGGGATGTGCTCCGGGCGGTCATCGTCGGGACGAACCCCCAGGACCCGCCGGAACCCCTGGCCGTCACCAAGGAATGGCATGTCCAGTATTACCTGGATGAATACGTTCATGTCGGCGGCAATGTCATCTACCTCGTCGAACGCTACAACCCCCTCGGCCTCAGCCTCGGTCTCTGGCAGGCCGAGCTGTGCCACCTCGAGCCGCAGCCCAGCCGCTTCTGGTTTGAGGTCTATGCCGCCTTTGTCGGCGCGCTGTACCTGCTCATCGGGCTGGTGGTCTTCACCAAGCACGAACAGGTATCCCAGGCGCTGCACTTTTTTGCCATTTGCGCCCTGTCGTTCATTTATCTCGTCTGGAACACCAGCGGGGCGTTGACGACTTTTGACACCTTCATTCTCTGGGCCGACCGGGTCTCCCTGATTGTCCTGTGCCCGACCTTCCTCCACTTCTGCGCCACCTTTCCCCTGCGCAGCGCCTGGCTGGAGCGTCGCCGGCGGCTGATCTGGCTGATGTATGGCCCGGCCGTCGTCCTGGCGCTGTTCGAGACGCTTCACCTGTTTCTGGGACGCTACAGTACCTGGCTGCTCGACCTGCGCCCGACACTTGACGAACTCACCCTCATCCACTTTGCCGTGGCCTTTGCCGCTGCCCTCAGCGTTGTCACGGTGACGTTCTTCCAGACGGAAACCCCGTTGCTCAGGCAGCAGATGAAGTGGATGGTGGTGGGGCTGACGCTGGGCATTGTCCCGTGGCTGGCTTTTTACGGGGCGCCGGTCGTGGCGGGCGTTGAGCCGACGCCGGTCATGGAGGCCCTGGCGCTGGGTCCGACCGTCTTCATCCCCCTGTCCTTTGGCTACGCCATCGTCCGCTACCGTCTCATGGACGTGGATGTCATCGTGCGGCGCAGCCTGACCTATGCGCTGGCGACCTTTGGCGTGGTCATGATTTTCATGCTCGGTGTGGTCAAGATGGCCGACTGGATACGGGAGACCTATCCGGCCGTTCCACCCGTGACCACAACCTTCCTGCAGGTGGTGGTGCTCTCCGGCGGCGCGATGCTCTATGCGCCTTTCAAAAACTGGCTTCAGGAACGCATTGACCGGATTTTTTACGGCGCCCGCTATGACACCCGCCTGGGGCTGGCGGACTTCGGGCGCGCCATGGCCACGACGACGGCCCTCCCCGAACTGCTTTCAGCCATTGCCCGGAAGCTTTCCGATGCCGTGTCCGTGACCGACCTGGCGATCTTTCTCCCGGACACCGCCACGCCACCGGAAGACGCCGCCAGGGACACGCCACACCTCCGGCCGGTCTTTGCCAGCGGGCTGACCTGTCCCGCCATACCGGCTCACATTGAACAGCATATCCTCCAGGCCGGCCCCCGTGGCTATCTCGTAGATGAAGCCGGGCTGGCCGGGGGCGATCTGGCCTATTACTTTCCGTGTGTGGCGCGGGGCCGGCTGGTGGCCGTCATTGCGCTGGGCAAGACCGTCGAGCGCACGCTTCTGACCTCGGAAGACACGGAACTGCTGCGCGGGCTGGCGCCCTACATGGCCGTGGCCATCGAAAACAGTCTCTTTTACGAGCGGGAGCGGGCACGGGTCGAAGAACTCGCCCGGCTCAAGGAATTCAACGAAAACATCATCGAGTCCATCAACGTCGGCATCGTCGTCATTGACTGCCGGGGGCAACTGACGACCTGGAACAGCACCTTTGAGAAACTGTTTGCCCTGCCGCCGCCGCCGCCGGAAGGATGGACGATGGAGACGCTGTTTGACCCGGACCTCCTGTGCATGATGCACGGGGTCATCGGCGGCAACGCGGGCTGGCAGATTACAGACACCCGTACGATTTACCGCTGCCGCACCCAGGGACGCGACGGCCAGTCCCTCGTGCTCAACATCACGCTCCTGCCGCTCCAGACCCGTGCCCTGACGGACGGTGGGGCCCTGATTTGTTTCGAGGACATGACGATTCGCGTCCGCCTCGAAGAACAACTCCGGGAAGCCGACAAGCTCTCTTCCATCGGACTGCTCGCCGCCGGGGTGGCCCACGAAGTCAACACCCCGCTGGCCGGCATCTCCAGCTACACCCAGATGCTGCTGGCCGAGTGCAGCGACCAGGACCCCCGCCGTTCCATTCTGGAGAAGATTCGCCGCCAGACGCTGCGGGCCTCCGACATCGTCAACAACCTGCTCAACTTTTCCCGGACAGGCAACTCCACCTTTGCCCCGGTGGACCTGGCCACCATCCTCGATGACACCATCCAGCTTCTGGAGACGCATTTGCGCGGCACCGCCATCCAAATCCACAAGGACTATGGCGGCACACTCCCTCCGGTCTGGGGACATGCCAGCAAGCTTCAGCAGGTCTTTATGAACCTGATGCTCAACGCACGCGATGCCATGCCCCATGGCGGGGTCTTGACCATCACGACCGCCGTGCAGGGCAATGCGGTGACGATTGCGGTTTCCGACACGGGTGTTGGCATCCCGGCTGAAATCATCCACCGTATCTACGACCCGTTTTTCACAACCAAGGAAGTCGGGCACGGCACGGGACTCGGCCTGGCCGTCAGCTATGGCATTGTGCAGGAACATGGCGGCCACGTCTTTGTGGAGAGTGCGCCCGGCCAGGGCACGACCTTCCGGGTCAAACTGCCGGTGGCTTCCACCCAGGTCGCGCCCCAGGGGGTGCCCCAGGTGGCGCCGTCCCCTTTTGTCACCGCGCCGGAAGCTGATAGTG
This window of the Chloracidobacterium sp. N genome carries:
- the bchG gene encoding (bacterio)chlorophyll synthase; translation: MPSSDAAATSPLLQTLLNHVQLLDPVTWLGPWQCFCCGVLATGLRLSDLTLLDGVKFFLACGLIGPLLTGFSQSINDYFDRHLDAINDPERPIPSGRISLSAARANFTLTGLLALGNMSLLYVITGSLLILILGIAGLFLAYAYSAPGFRLKENGWLGTTSVGIGYCLVPWLLAAHLFSREPGFPSFHLALGVVNALVAMGLITMNDFKSIEGDRKNNLRTLPVLYGERGAMLIAFAEINLAQVIFVITCLLFGYVTIGWLGIAFFVPQLVQQVQLYRAPNDSRLLESIGRNAAGRSLVSQSQSGAHPGFIRFLVGSNLLTVTALTAVSIVHGYWH
- a CDS encoding NAD(P)-dependent oxidoreductase, yielding MKQTWLVTGGTGYLGVPVAASLGATVAGRRQGLGLFTPALAEALAHHQVIVHLAAHVAKGPEAAADCFEVNSDGTRWLCTQLTEQHVLLLASTKDVYGAHADHYPAVPESCPTTLRGQNAYAWSKWLAEEYARFYASQRGFRLCVLRLSTMFAPPTPGNPGGLVSRFADAIRRGQPLTLRWQGRQVRDVLPVTELVRVLRACAALSDAHDTFNETFNIGGGPDYAYSLVELAQRIGRAWGRTPVLHLTDVEPAPDDQRRYVSDLSKARARLGWKPDFDMDAVLKWA
- a CDS encoding hybrid sensor histidine kinase/response regulator; the protein is MEEFVATPSVGLNRRVLVVDDEAEIRLFFKDFLSDCQVCTAADGSEVAPLLASFRPHLVITDLRMPRQGGLAVIELVKAHDPAIEVLMITGYGRIEEAVEAMKLGASDFIPKPFEVEQMHLAIEKCFERVKLRQQNTALQEANRELQRLTELKEKFLRMTSHELRGPLTILQGYCDLLAVMADSPDDVREARVAMQAAISNLTTIVQNLTLLMTTTTDHLPISCQPFDVAALVRTTLEEIKVHARHRQHQYHLAGPEHLPAVGDALRVTQVLRELLFNAVKFTPDHGNIHVRLTSDEPYFTIEIEDNGIGMAAHEVAVAFESFYEVASSQYHSTSRTNFKGGGLGIGLTLVRDVVTAYGGRVSIVSEPGKGTTVTVRFPRDKTPVADLNLNQTGETT
- the coaBC gene encoding bifunctional phosphopantothenoylcysteine decarboxylase/phosphopantothenate--cysteine ligase CoaBC, producing MTKHITLGVTGCIGAYKAILVLRGLQQLGATVEVVMTEAATRFIQPLTFQALSGKPVYTSHWGRDDDTDIAHIALAQRTHALVIAPATANSLARLAHGIADDFLSTVYLAATCPTFVAPAMNVEMWRHPATQENLARLRARGVHILEPEAGFLACGMVGEGRLADPDRIVDAVWSYLAAAPGPATPGGIPRDLTGDHVLVTAGPTIEDIDPVRYLTNRSSGKMGYAVARAAQARGATVTLVSGPTRLTPPEGVETIAVRSTREMYGAVLRCLPAATMVIKAAAVCDYRPRQVAVEKLKKTLSPLRQLDLEPTEDILAAVGAQKGSRFVVGFAAETGWSREAALEKLRRKGADLLVFNDVTESGAGFDTDTNRATFVLSTGETRTLPLMTKDELAHEILNVARQQRPVAHPPTPECQMLERM
- the glpX gene encoding class II fructose-bisphosphatase; this translates as MSTEASETRFSHLSKEFLHVVEVAAIAAARTMGFGQRKQSDRAAVEAMRESMRTVRMNGRIVIGEGERDKAPMLYIGERVGAGAELPDDDETFPAVDIAVDPLEGTNLCATGAANAIAVLAAAERGGLLHAPDMYMNKLVVGPAARGKLDIDAPVAENLKILSACLRRAVTDLVVSVLDRPRHARLIADLREAGARIQLISDGDLSAGISAAVGGSGVHAVMGIGGAPEGVLTAAAMKCLNGEIQARFVLKDQLHAEDHTKVTEDSETLARMQAMGIDDPARVYRTDDLAPGKHIIFAMTGVTNGTVLRGVRFFGEGKRTSSLLMTTCPHTVRLVDTVHVEGGPDTVIRL
- a CDS encoding carboxypeptidase-like regulatory domain-containing protein, whose product is MRHLFRSFFAGWLCLALGVTLAPATERSEGCAVAGVVTDHRGSPIAHAIVSIFRDGDEKEVLVTASSDRSGRFALARLTPGVYRLLAAARGFQTLISEPTALAPGQTSQMRLTLRPAPDAGATGVNPVKYQNRRNRGIFNATASETPDAGRPGAPLWQGTALIGSTGYDSQVTAEVTPGVDVGAYLRRDWEGQSVTIGGALRYSTGQHRGRIRWQTDQVTADPVTAGPVMASSSAPVPGSPFFRHDLQAADTWQLTDRLQVLYGFDYLRVGRSQEDVWRPRLAAHWQPCMAVQVHTALTSDGQAFPAWVEPEQPLLTDDFPTPPARLALVDKRPAPARNLRVEAGVAWQMDARTMVKVYAYQDWLDGHPLALEGHVLSRLDGRTHGTAVIVTRHLRPRLAVTTGYAAGRTATRPEDEGAAASAWLPGTYHVLTVVAETVFPGSETQVQVGYRRAWGHPVHAIDPFTGRLPFTDAGLNLRIIQALPGWIFLPGRWEAVIEGRNLDERRNEVTGLGAAFGFPHRRTVRGGLRFRF
- a CDS encoding ATP-binding protein; translation: MAFRSSPTWFVVVVSLGITLLGLLNLMDRAVQPPPADDGVRWRATPQGLMAESVRAGSSAERAGVIRGDVLRAVIVGTNPQDPPEPLAVTKEWHVQYYLDEYVHVGGNVIYLVERYNPLGLSLGLWQAELCHLEPQPSRFWFEVYAAFVGALYLLIGLVVFTKHEQVSQALHFFAICALSFIYLVWNTSGALTTFDTFILWADRVSLIVLCPTFLHFCATFPLRSAWLERRRRLIWLMYGPAVVLALFETLHLFLGRYSTWLLDLRPTLDELTLIHFAVAFAAALSVVTVTFFQTETPLLRQQMKWMVVGLTLGIVPWLAFYGAPVVAGVEPTPVMEALALGPTVFIPLSFGYAIVRYRLMDVDVIVRRSLTYALATFGVVMIFMLGVVKMADWIRETYPAVPPVTTTFLQVVVLSGGAMLYAPFKNWLQERIDRIFYGARYDTRLGLADFGRAMATTTALPELLSAIARKLSDAVSVTDLAIFLPDTATPPEDAARDTPHLRPVFASGLTCPAIPAHIEQHILQAGPRGYLVDEAGLAGGDLAYYFPCVARGRLVAVIALGKTVERTLLTSEDTELLRGLAPYMAVAIENSLFYERERARVEELARLKEFNENIIESINVGIVVIDCRGQLTTWNSTFEKLFALPPPPPEGWTMETLFDPDLLCMMHGVIGGNAGWQITDTRTIYRCRTQGRDGQSLVLNITLLPLQTRALTDGGALICFEDMTIRVRLEEQLREADKLSSIGLLAAGVAHEVNTPLAGISSYTQMLLAECSDQDPRRSILEKIRRQTLRASDIVNNLLNFSRTGNSTFAPVDLATILDDTIQLLETHLRGTAIQIHKDYGGTLPPVWGHASKLQQVFMNLMLNARDAMPHGGVLTITTAVQGNAVTIAVSDTGVGIPAEIIHRIYDPFFTTKEVGHGTGLGLAVSYGIVQEHGGHVFVESAPGQGTTFRVKLPVASTQVAPQGVPQVAPSPFVTAPEADSVAARVPAGVTSLPR